DNA from Vibrio japonicus:
AGATTCCAGTTTCAGGTTGGCGACTGGCACCACTTCACCGCGTCCCATCGAGACTTTCGCAACGACAACCGGAAGGGTAATTGCGGACTTGATTGTGACGCTGATCCGCCAAGCAGAATCTACAGATGGGCAGCTAACAGAGCGTTTGAGGTTCCCCACTGGCAGAGTGTGATTATCACGTCCAGTAATCACCAATTCACTGGGACAAACGGGTAGGTGGTTGGCTGCGCCTGGAACCCATATTTTGTAATCCAATTTGTAATTTTTCCAGTGCTGTAATTGCGCTTGAGATGCGATCTCTTGTTCAAAGTCTCTACCAATATACTGCCCTAATCTTTGCTCAGATAGTGTTTCGACCTGTGCGCTTACAGCTAAAGGCGTCGTCATTCCCAGCAATAGGAACAGCGAGGAAATGGCTTGTTTCCCCTTGTTTTGTGTGGTTTCCGATAGTCGGAAGTTTGTCTTCCTACTGTATTTGTAAATCATTGAAAAGTAGCCTGTTTTTTTATGGCACGTATCTTGTCTCTAATTACCTGTATTCGAGCTGACTTAAAGGAAAGAGACATGGCGATCACATTTGAAAATGCGTTAGGTGTGCATCCAGAGGCACTGAATTTTCGTGTGCAGCGTACCAAAGTCCTTGCCAGTAACCTAGCAAATGTTGATACACCAGGATACCTAGCCAGAGACCTGAGTTTTACTACTGTCATGGGTCAGATATCACCGGCCAGTGTCGACAAACCCGTGCAGAAGTTGAAGGTGGAGAGCCAATATTCGATTCCCTATCAGAACAGCAACGATGGCAATACGGTTGAGCTAGGCGTTGAACAAGCCAAATTCACCCAAAACAACATGGACTTTCAAACCAGCCTGACATTTCTCAACATGAAATTTAACGGCTTAGCGAAAGCGATTGAGGGACGTTAACAATGTCATTTACCGATATTTATTCTATCGCTGGTTCAGCCATGACGGCTCAAACCGTCCGTCTGAACACTGTAGCCAGTAACTTGGCGAACGCCGATGCGGTGTCTGCAAACCCAGATGATGCTTACAAAGCTTTAAAACCAGTGTTTGCAACGGTATACAGCAAAACTCAAATGACCAGCAGCAACAGCATCTATCCGAATGCGGAAGTTCGCATTGTCGATGTGGTGGAAAATGCGGGTCAAGCTGAAAAGCGTTTTGAACCCAGTAATCCGTT
Protein-coding regions in this window:
- the flgB gene encoding flagellar basal body rod protein FlgB, translating into MAITFENALGVHPEALNFRVQRTKVLASNLANVDTPGYLARDLSFTTVMGQISPASVDKPVQKLKVESQYSIPYQNSNDGNTVELGVEQAKFTQNNMDFQTSLTFLNMKFNGLAKAIEGR
- the flgA gene encoding flagellar basal body P-ring formation chaperone FlgA, with protein sequence MIYKYSRKTNFRLSETTQNKGKQAISSLFLLLGMTTPLAVSAQVETLSEQRLGQYIGRDFEQEIASQAQLQHWKNYKLDYKIWVPGAANHLPVCPSELVITGRDNHTLPVGNLKRSVSCPSVDSAWRISVTIKSAITLPVVVAKVSMGRGEVVPVANLKLESRTLTRQEDFYTNLTDATGLETTRRIRAGQIVNPNNLSAPPLIEKGNEVVIVASKAGFTATTKGVALEDGKKNQQIDVRNSASDKVIKAVVTGRNRVHTQF
- the flgC gene encoding flagellar basal body rod protein FlgC, which codes for MSFTDIYSIAGSAMTAQTVRLNTVASNLANADAVSANPDDAYKALKPVFATVYSKTQMTSSNSIYPNAEVRIVDVVENAGQAEKRFEPSNPLANDEGYVYYPDIDVVAEMADMMSATRSFETNVEVLANVKSMQQGLLKLGQGS